The Actinomyces viscosus genome segment TGGGGCTGCTGTCCAACGTGGGCAACTGGGACGAGCGGCGTCGGGAGTACGCGGGCGCGCGCGGGACCCGCTTCACGATCTGGCCGGGCTCGGGGCTGCGCCGCAAGACCTATGACTGGGTGATGACCGCCGAGCTCGTGGAGACCTCCCGGCTCTTCGCCCGCACGGTGGCCAAGGTGGATTCCCGGTGGATCGAGCAGGTGGCCGACCGGGCGGGCCTGACCCGTCACGTCTTCGGCGAGCCGTACTGGTCGACCCGCCAGGGGGCGGCGATGGTTCACGAGAAGGTGCTGCTCTACGGGATGACGCTGGTGGCGGACCGGCCGGCGACGCTGGCGAGCGTGGGGACGGACTCGGCCCGCGAGGTGGCTCGGGAGATGTTCATCCGCTCGGGCCTGGTGGAGGGCGGCTGGCACGCCCGGCACGGCTTCGTCGAGCGCAATCGGGCGCTTATCGAGGAGCTTCAGGACGTGGAGCGGCGTCGGCGTGAGCACGGTCTGCTGGCCGACGACGCAGCGCTGTTCGACTTCTACGACGACCGCATCCCCGAGGAGGTGACCTCGGCGGCGGCCTTCGACGCCTGGTGGAAGGATCAGCGGCGCACCACCCCGGACCTGCTGGACTTCACCCGCGAGCTGCTGCTTCCCGGCGGGGGCGACGCCAGCGGCTTCCCGGACACCTGGGTGCAGGGCGATCTCACCCTGGGCCTGGAGTACGTGTTCGAGCCGGGCCAGGCCGAGGACGGGGTCAGTGTCCAGGTGCCGGTGGAGGTGCTGGGACGATTGAGCCCGGAGGGCTTCGACTGGCTGGTGCCGGGGATGCGCGCCGAGCTGTGCGTGGCCACGATCCGGGCCCTGCCCAAGCGGGTGCGCCGTCAGCTGGTGCCGGCCCCGGACGTGGGCGCCCAGGTGTGGGCGCAGCTGCAGGAGAGCTTCCCGACGCCGCCCGGCGCGAGCTGCCCAGAGGTCCCCTTCGAGGAGGCCTTCGCCCAGGTGGTCTCCCGTCTCAAGGGTGTGGAGATCACGGAGGCAGACTGGGCCGAGGCCGCCGAGCGGCTGCCGGAGCACCTGGCGATGGCTTTCGCGGCCCTGGACGCCCGGGGCCGGGTCATCGGGCGCAGCCGGGACCTGGTCTCGCTCCAGCAGCGGCTGTCGGGCAGGACGGGGGCCGCCGTGCGCTCGGTGGTGCGCGGCGCCCTAGCGCAAGCGATGGCCGAGGCCCAGGAGCGACAGGACTCCCGGGGCGGGGGCGGAAAGCCCGGCCGTAAGGGCCGCAGGGGGAAGGGCGCGCACAGAGGCGGTCAGCAGTCAGCCGCCCGGCGTCCCGACGGCGCCGCCGGGGCGGGCGAGGCCGGCGGCCCGAGCGCTGCGATCTCCGGGCTGGAGGAGCGGCGGGGCCTGACCGACTGGCCCAGCGGTGTTCCGGGGCTGGGAGAGCCGGACGGTTCGACGATCCCGGCCTCGGTGGAGTCGGCGGGCCGGGCCGGTCTGGTGGTGCGCGGTTACCCGGCCCTGGTGGCCGCCTCGGCCAGGAGCGCGAACTTAAGGATCCTACCCGACGCCGTCGCCCAGGCGAGCGCTCATGGCGCCGGGGTCACGGCCCTGGCGCTGGCCCGCACGGCGCTGCCGACGGCCCGGGTGACGAGCCGGTGGAGTGCGCAGGAGTCCCTCGTTCTGGCGGCAAGCCCCTACGGGAGCACCGGGGCGCTGGTGGAGGACATGGAGGTGGCGGCCGCCCGGATCGTGGCCGGGTGCTGGGCGGCGTCGGGCACCGGCAGGCCGCTGACCGAGGTGCGCACGCGGGAGGTCTTCGGTTCCCTCGTCGGTCTCATGCGCGACGAGCTTGAGGACGAGGTCTACCGGGTGGCCCGGTACGCGGTCGCGGCTCTCAAGGCGGCTCGCGAGGTGGATCGCGTGGTGGGTGAGCACACCTCGCTGACTCTGCTAGGCACGCTCCAGGAGGTGCGCGAGCACGCGGCGGCCCTGGTGCCCGACGGATTCCTCACCGCCACCCCGCCGGAGCACCTGGCGCACCTGGAGCGCTACCTGAGGGCCCTGGTGATGCGGGTGGAGAAGGCGGCCTCCTCGCCGTCGGCCGCCTCCCAGGACGCGGCCTTGGCCTTCCAGGTCTCTCAGGCCCAGGAGGTCGTGGACAGGGCCCGGACCAAGGCGGCCTCGCTGCCGGCCGACCCGCAGCGCGAGGCCCTGCTGGAGGAGGCCCGCTGGATGGTGGAGGAGCTGCGGGTGAGCCTGTTCGCCCAGAGGCTGGGCACGAGCCGCAAGGTGAGCCTCCAGCGCATCACCAAACTGGTCAGCGGCGTCTGAGCCCGCGCCTTCACCAGATTTATTGGTCGCCGAATCCAATAAACGCCGCGCATCTCAAGTTTCAAGACGTCGTTCATAACTCGCCCGCAGCCGATAAGTGTCGGCTAGTGTCTGAACGGTTAGTTCGCTGTGGCTGCCACAGCGTATTCACAATAGGTTCGCAGCGCACTGTCGACGGGAGACCACCGCCTGCGCGGGGAGCTGCTGCGGGAAGAAGGGACGGGGCGGATGGCGGATCTGCAGACCTGTGAGGCGACGACGGCGAAGATCAGGTCGGAGGTGGACAACTGCGTCAGCGAGGTCAACGCCTCGGGTGGGGACTCCGACGTTCGTTCCTCGACGACCGGCCTGACCGGTGCCGGACTGTCGGGCAAGGCCTCAACGGCGGCCGACGCGGTCTCCAAGGCGCGCACGACCTTCGTCAACCGGCTGACTAATCACTCCAACGGCATCTACAACGCCACCAACCAGCTCAATGCCGCCGACGGCGCCGCGGCCTGCACCCCCAAGAACGGCGACAGCTGACCCACGTCAGACACCATCACCCCCACTTAACACACTTCACCCTTAACAACTCAGTCCGTTTACTCTTTTGGAGGACCCCGTGGTTACGTTCAATGACCTCCTGTCCTGGGATGGCACCAACCTCGACACGGCCGGCGACGCCTTGATAGCCGCCTCACACAAGTACGAGCAGGTCAACGCCGACCTTCAAAAGAAAGACCTAGGTGACGGCTTGTCCGGAAAAACTTTCGAGGCCGAAGCTAAGGCGCGACGAATCCTCGCCGACGACGCCGAAGACCTATGGACAGGGCTGAGTAAAGCGGGAAACGACCTCAAGGACGCCTCCGAAACCGTAAACACGATCAAGAATAGTGCATCAAGCACCCAATCTAGCGTATCCGCGGCAGGGTTAGAAATCAAAGACGACAATACCGTCGCAGTCAAGGACCAACAAAGTGGCGCCAGCGCCAGCACATCGATTACTTCATACCAAAATGAAGTAGACCGTTTAGTAGAGCAGGCACGCGACACCGTCACCTTCATTTCATCCGTCTACGATGAAATCGTCAAACTGGACGATACGGCAAACGGCCCGAGCCCCGAGGTGGTCAACCATGGAGAGAGGCCTCCGAACCCGAAGTGGACACCCAGTCAGGTCAACGACTGGTGGACTTCACTGACTAAGGCGCAGCAAGAGAACATCATCCACAAGCACCCGGCCTGGATCGGCAACCTTGACGGCATCCCCTCAAATGAGCGACACCAAGCGAACTTGATTTGGCTCCCCATCACGCAAGCCGAGATAGACAAGAGTGTCAAAGACTACGAACCAAAGCTCACAAGAGACGGCATCGTCACTCCGGGGTATAAAGAAATGCTCCAGAGACAAAAGGACATTCACGCCCTGTCGGCCATGTTCCTGGACAGCAGAGGAAAGCCCAAGTCCCTGGACAAGGAAGGCATGCCCGCGCCTGTAAATGGGCGCACCCTGCTAGTGCTGGACAACAGTGGCGACCACTTCCGGGCCGCAATCGCTTCCGGGGATGTCGACAACGCCGACCACGTGGTGGTATCCACGCCGGGCATGGACTCAACGGTTGATAACGGCCTCGCCAAGAGTAATGGTGATCCTGCGAAGTATGTGAACGGCACCGAGAACATTATGACGGAAAGTGGATTGGGGTGGTCCACGACCGAAAATAAGGACCAGGAAAAGGGGCAGGAAACCGTCGCGGGGGTAACCTGGCTGGGCTACGATGCTCCTCACACAGAAAAAGTCTTCTCCTCAGGAGAAGCCAAGGAAGGGGGGAAGCACATGGCCGACTTCTATGATGGCCTTCAGGAGACCCACCATGGAGATCCACACCTGATGGCGGCTGGCCACTCCTACGGCTCCCTAACGACCGGATACGCCCTCAGGCAATCGACCGCACCAGACGATTTTTCCATCATGGGTTCACCAGGCCCCAGCTCAGTAGACGCTTCAGAATTCCACATGCTTCCTGACCACACATTCGCAGCAGCGAACAATTGGGATCCAATTGCAGCATCTGGATACTATGGAGGAAACCCCACCACCAACCCTAACTCTGATTTTACAGCACTAGACACAGACGCCAACGGCCCCTACAAATACTCGTCAGGACATTCACACTACACAGACAAAGGCAGTACCTCCCTGCACAGCCAAGGACAAATCTTGAAAGGCGTGAAACCCGACTATGTTGATCGGCCGTCAATTAAACACGGATAGTAATTCATGTGCAGGGCATCAGATTGAGTCGCCCCCGCGAAACGGACGGAGAAGTAGAGCAGCCGATTAGCCCAACACAACAGATCAGGAAAAAATACGTCCATTCAGCCAGTAAGGAAGCAGCCGATGCCTGACGAGCAGACCACACCTGAACATAGAGGGGACGCCGGCGCAGACGAAGCCCCGGCCGTCAACTCGGGCAACGACGCCTCTGTCGGCAGGAGGAAACCGTCGTCAGGCAGGTCGGCGGGATGGTGGGCCATCCGGGTGATGCTGGTCGTCCTCGTGGTGATCATTGGTGGTGTCATCTATCTGATCGACATCACCGTGCACCCCGCCAGCGGACCGGATGGCTTCCAAGTCCGGCGCGTTGCCAGCACAGCCTCCAAGCACCTCTCCAGCAGCCCGGACGTCATCTCCGCCGAGACCACTGAGGCCTCAGCCGACCTCGGAGGCAACGACGTCCGACTGGACGTGCGCCTCAAGGACAACACCAGCCCGGAGGCGGCCGCCAACCTGCTGGCCTCTACTCGCCAGAAGACACTCCAGCAGGTACCCCACTACAGCGGCGAATTCGTCATCTCCGTGTCCTGGAACGCCAAGGGCACCACCATCGACATCGACGTCTCCTGTCAACGAGACCCCGAGGCCATCCGGACCGACATGAAACGCGCACTCACCCCCGTCGGAGAAGCGAAGACCTTCACCGGCAACATCGACGAGTATCAGGGACCCACGATCGACTACGGAGACGTCACCACACTCCCCACCACCCTGACCCAACCAGGCGTCAAGAGATCCTCCAAGACCTTCACCATGAACGGCTGGAAGGTCACCTCCACTGCCAAAATCGACGGTCAATTCAGCAACCCACCCTTTGACCAGCTCATCACCGCCGCCAGACAGGCCGGCCCCACCGGCACCATCGACCTCAACGGCACCACCCTGTCCGTCACCGGCCTGGCCACCGACGAGCGCAAAGGTCTCACCCCCGAGGCAGCAGCACCCGTCATCCACACCGTCGCCGACTGCCAAGCCGCAGGACTCACCACACTCAAGCTCAACGACGAAGCCAAGAAGGAGCCCGCCAGCGACGACCTCTGGATAACCTTCGTGTGCAACAACGGAACCTGGGCGTCGCGGTTCGACTCCCCCAGCCCCAGCGACACCGAAATCCTCAACAAAGCCGCCGAACTATAACAGCCCCACCGTTCGTCCTTCGCCTCTGCACCGTCAGCCCGAACACCCCCACAACCACAAAGAATCGGGAAGAATACTTCGGACAAGCAGGAAGAAGGTACTGATGCCCGACAAGCAGACCAGGCACGCGCCGAGCAAGGGAGCCGGAAAGCTGACCGGTTCTATCCGGCATGGTAGGGCTCGTCTCGGCTGGAGGAAGCTGCCATCAGGCAGGTCCGTTCGGATCTGCGCACTGTGGATCATGGTACTCGTCGCTGTGTTGGCGATCGGCTTGCTCATCCGCACGATAGCCATCAGCTTCAACCCCGACATCGGCCCAGAAGGCGCCGAGGTCCGTCGCGTCGCCAACGCCGCCACCAAGCACCTGTCCAACAGCCCTGACGTCCTCTCCGCTGACATCATTGAGGCCTCGGCCGATATCGGCGGCACCGAGGCCCGCCTGAACGTACGCCTCAAGGACGACACCAGCGCCGATGCCGTGGCCGACCTACTGACCTCCACCCAACAGGCCGCCTTCGGCAAGAACAGCTCCGACACCAACATCTACCTCCTCATCACCCTGTCCTGGACACTGCACGGCACCAGCATCAGCACCTCATTCAGCGCCACCAAGCCCGCAGACGCCGAGTTCGTCAGACTCGTCCTGGCAACCGCAGGCGAGGCAAATACCATCGAGGGCATCACTGGCAAACGAGTTGACTACGGGCAGGTCACCACCACCCCCACCACCTTCACACAACCAGGAGTCCCGAACTCCTCCAGGACCTTCACCCTCAACGGCTGGAAAGTCACCTCCACCAGCAACAAAGAGGGACAGTTCCCCAACACCGTCGCCTTCGAGCAGGTCATCGCCGCCGCCAGCCAGGCCAGCACCACCGGCACCATCGACCTCGACACCGACTCCATGTCCGTCACCGGCCTGGTCACCGACGACACCAAGAGCCTGACCCCCGAGACCGCCGCCCCCGTCGTCCACGCCGTCGCAGACTGCACCACCGCCGGCCTGACCACACTCCACCTCAACAACTGGGCCCTGAACACCACATCCAGCGTCGCCGACCCCTGGCTGTCCTTCACCTGCAACAACGGCACCTGGACCCCCAAGCACGAGAGCAGCACAGGCCAGGACGAGGCCGCCATCCTCCAAAAAGCCACCGAGCTCTAGACGACCACCAACCGGGCAGCACCTGCGCCGTCACGACGATCAGCCACCCCAAGACGACAGGTCAAGCAGCCAGAAAGGGAGCAGCCAGTGCCCGATGAGCACGCCGAACCCGACCAGGACCGCGCCCCCTTTGAACCGGAGGGGACGGAGCCGGATTCTGCCCGCCACGGCAGGGCCCCTCGTGACTGGAGGGCTGCACTGTCCGGCAAGTCAGCGACGTGGTGGACCGTCCGGGTCGTGCTCGTGGTCGCCGTGCTGGCGGTTGTCGGGGCGGCCTACCTGGTGGATGTCGCCACGAATCCCGGCCATGGACCGGAGGCGGCCAGGGTCCGCCATATTGCGGACGCCGCTGCCAAGCACCTGTCCAGCGACCCGAGCGTCGTCTCAGCCAAGGTCGTTGAGGCATCCGCCGACCCAGGTGGCACTGTCGCCAGAGTGGATGCGCGTCTGAAGGACGAGACCAGCCCCGAGCAGGCGGCCCAGCTACTGGCCTCCACCCACGACGCCGCCTTCGGCAACAGCAAGGAGGAACGCGGCATGATCGCCGGTGTGCATCTGAGCTGGACAGTCAAAAACAGCAGTATCGATTCCTACTTCGACCTCGGTGCCGCCTCCAGCGACATCAAGGCACGCACAGTGAAGGACCTGACCCCGGTAGGAGAGGCCGTCACGCTCCTTCGCCCCGAGGAGCCCTCAGACCTGCGCGTGGACTACGGCTCCGTCACCACCATACCCGGCACATTGACCAGCCCAAGCGGTTCACGAGCCACACGCTCATTGAGCATGCGCGGATGGCTGGTCGAGACCTACAGCGACGACGACGGACAGTTCGCTACCCCACCCTTTCAAGAGATCGTCACCGCCGCACGGCAGGTCAGAGCAACCGGGACGATCAAGACGAGCGGCAAGACCCTGTCGATCACCGGCCTGGTCACCGACGCCGATCAGAGCCTCACCGTCGACACTGCCGCACCCGTGGTCCACGCGGTCACCGACTGCAACGCCGCCGGCCTGACCACCCTCACCATCAACAACACACCCGATAAGAACACCAGCAACGATTCCGACTCGATCACCTTCACCTGCCAGGACGGCGCCTGGACACCCCAGCACCACGGAACAAGAGGCCAGGACGAAGCCGCCATCCTCCAACGCGCCACCGAACTCTAGACGGCCACCCCCGAATATGACGGACCCTCCTCCGCGAGGAGGAGCTCCATCAGCACCTCGTTCACCCGTCTGGACGATCACACCGGAGGCTGGCGCCTCTACTCTGAAGTCACGTCATCAGAACACCTGCTGCGGGAGGCACGAGCCCTCCACCCGCGTCTTCCGCAGCCTCTTTCTCCGGTTCCACACAGTCGGCCCCCGCACCATCCCAGTGCGGGGGCCGACGACGTCGATGCCTGTTGATCTGCTCAGCGCCGGGACTGGTCGTCCCGATACTTGCGCATCCAAGAGTGCCTGGTCCGGTACAGA includes the following:
- a CDS encoding MFS transporter, yielding MADLQTCEATTAKIRSEVDNCVSEVNASGGDSDVRSSTTGLTGAGLSGKASTAADAVSKARTTFVNRLTNHSNGIYNATNQLNAADGAAACTPKNGDS
- a CDS encoding alpha/beta hydrolase is translated as MVTFNDLLSWDGTNLDTAGDALIAASHKYEQVNADLQKKDLGDGLSGKTFEAEAKARRILADDAEDLWTGLSKAGNDLKDASETVNTIKNSASSTQSSVSAAGLEIKDDNTVAVKDQQSGASASTSITSYQNEVDRLVEQARDTVTFISSVYDEIVKLDDTANGPSPEVVNHGERPPNPKWTPSQVNDWWTSLTKAQQENIIHKHPAWIGNLDGIPSNERHQANLIWLPITQAEIDKSVKDYEPKLTRDGIVTPGYKEMLQRQKDIHALSAMFLDSRGKPKSLDKEGMPAPVNGRTLLVLDNSGDHFRAAIASGDVDNADHVVVSTPGMDSTVDNGLAKSNGDPAKYVNGTENIMTESGLGWSTTENKDQEKGQETVAGVTWLGYDAPHTEKVFSSGEAKEGGKHMADFYDGLQETHHGDPHLMAAGHSYGSLTTGYALRQSTAPDDFSIMGSPGPSSVDASEFHMLPDHTFAAANNWDPIAASGYYGGNPTTNPNSDFTALDTDANGPYKYSSGHSHYTDKGSTSLHSQGQILKGVKPDYVDRPSIKHG